One genomic window of Pecten maximus chromosome 3, xPecMax1.1, whole genome shotgun sequence includes the following:
- the LOC117323579 gene encoding LOW QUALITY PROTEIN: mannan endo-1,4-beta-mannosidase-like (The sequence of the model RefSeq protein was modified relative to this genomic sequence to represent the inferred CDS: deleted 1 base in 1 codon), translated as MVNRWVAIGVLMLMVGDVLGATYQLVTQKKSFYDAEHYCQTHGGHLASIHSAAENQHVYNLCRQHSGRYCWIGLEKESTGHFKWTDGSAFTYNNFHSGEPDNYNNEEGCALMPLHDSNYPNGLWSDKMCVAHYDLSNFVCKMSGSSHTSAPVVTTPPASHTHSSGTHKLYVQGTHLMMDGQRVFLSGTNQPWVSYAYDFGNHQYASRKSQFEHALQQVHQAGGNSIRTWIHIEGETSPHFDSNGMVTGLDRDGTLISDMREYLQAARRYNILVFPTLWNAAVNQNYHYRLNGLIKEQSKLQSYIDHALISMVQALKDEPALGGWDIMNEPEGELKANVYSADPCFDTRPLNNQGPGWAGKLYTAQEMAKFINWQADAIKRADPHAMVTVGAWNPKSNTDNFGFHNLYKDECLRKAGGKQLGTLTFYSVHTYANNGHYDGQSPFQHSFSEFGLDKPVVIAEFNQKNGGGMTSQQQYQYAYNHGYSGAWAWAYDSGWSTEQHGVSSIRSKNDQTKGGLVAINLN; from the exons ATGGTTAACAGGTGGGTGGCCATTGGAGTATTGATGCTAATGGTTGGCGACGTTCTCG GGGCTACCTATCAGTTGGTGACCCAGAAAAAGTCTTTCTACGACGCCGAGCACTACTGTCAGACCCATGGCGGCCATTTGGCGTCGATCCATTCCGCCGCCGAAAACCAACATGTTTACAACCTTTGTCGACAGC aTTCTGGTCGCTATTGCTGGATTGGGTTGGAAAAGGAGTCAACTGGACACTTTAAGTGGACAGACGGATCGGCCTTCACTTACAACAACTTTCATTCTG GTGAGCCAGATAATTATAACAACGAGGAAGGATGTGCCTTGATGCCCTTACATGATTCGAACTACCCGAACGGCTTGTGGAGCGACAAGATGTGCGTAGCCCATTACGATCTGTCCAACTTCGTGTGCAAGATGTCGGGGTCCTCGCACACCAGTGCACCTGTCGTCACAACTCCGCCAGCAA GCCACACGCACAGCTCTGGCACACACAAGTTGTATGTACAAGGGACACACCTTATGATGGACGGACAGAGGGTCTTCTTGTCTGGTACAAACCAACCATGGGTATCATACGCCTATGATTTTGGGAACCACCAGTACGCCTCTAGAAAGAGCCAATTCGAGCACGCCCTACAACAGGTACACCAGGCCGGAGGAAACTCAATCA GAACATGGATACATATCGAGGGTGAAACATCACCACATTTCGACAGCAACGGTATGGTGACAGGATTGGATAGGGACGGCACTCTCATCAGTGACATGAGAGAATACCTCCAGGCTGCGAGGCGCTACAATATCCTGGTCTTTCCGACGCTTTGGAACGCAGCTGTCAATCAAAACTACCACTATCGTTTAAACGGTCTCATCAAAGAACAATCCAAGCTTCAGTCTTACATTGACCACGCACTCATTTCAATGGTCCAAGCTCTGAAAGATGAGCCAGCTCTTGGCGGATGGGACATAATGAATGAACCTGAGGGCGAACTCAAAGCAAACGTGTACAGCGCCGATCCATGTTTCGACACCCGTCCACTGAATAATCAAGGA CCTGGATGGGCCGGTAAACTGTACACAGCCCAAGAAATGGCCAA GTTCATTAACTGGCAAGCTGACGCAATCAAGAGAGCTGATCCTCATGCCATGGTGACGGTCGGTGCCTGGAACCCCAAATCGAACACAGATAACTTTGGGTTTCACAATTTGTACAAAGACGAGTGTCTGAGGAAAGCCGGCGGGAAACAGTTG GGAACACTAACGTTTTACTCTGTACACACATACGCAAATAACGGTCACTATGATGGACAATCTCCTTTCCAG CACAGTTTCAGTGAGTTTGGTCTAGACAAACCTGTGGTCATTGCGGAGTTTAACCAAAAGAATGGAGGTGGTATGACGTCACAACAGCAATATCAATACGCGTACAACCACGGGTACTCGGGCGCATGGGCATGGGCATATGACAGTGGTTGGTCAACCGAGCAACATGGTGTGTCCTCCATTCGTTCCAAGAACGACCAAACAAAGGGCGGCCTTGTTGCTatcaatttaaattga